Proteins encoded in a region of the Thermodesulfobacteriota bacterium genome:
- a CDS encoding peptide chain release factor 3, with protein sequence MNKEHQREVDRRRTFGIISHPDAGKTTLTEKLLLFGGAIQLAGAVKARKAARHATSDWMSIERERGISVTTSVMKFNYRDFEINLLDTPGHQDFSEDTYRVLTAVDSALMVIDSAKGVEPQTERLMEVCRLRNTPIITFINKLDRDGMSPLDVLADIEDKLQIECTPLSWPIGGGKRFKGVYDFYRKKLRLFTPGQETRIQDGVTVTDLADSLLDEILGTQADDLRRDVELIEGAANPFEHGHYLKGSQTPVFFGSAINNFGVKELLDAFVEMAPAPGPRAAVSREVHPYEEPFSGFVFKIQANMDPAHRDRIAFLRIVSGKFTRGMKVRHNRTGREVALANATIFMAQDRMNVEEAYPGDIIGIHNHGTIKIGDTFSEKEPLKFTGIPNFAPEHFRRVRLKNPIKAKQLQKGLTQLAEEGAVQVFRPIQGNDYILGAVGILQFDVTVARLKGEYGVDAVYEPVEYTTARWVSCRDKKIMEGFQKKHLLNMAHDAEGHLAYLAPSEWRLGFVMEDWPDIVFLKTREHN encoded by the coding sequence GTGAACAAGGAACATCAGAGAGAGGTTGACCGACGGCGCACTTTCGGCATCATCAGCCATCCTGACGCCGGGAAAACCACCCTTACGGAAAAATTGCTCCTCTTCGGTGGGGCCATTCAGCTGGCCGGGGCCGTGAAGGCCCGAAAGGCTGCCCGTCATGCTACCAGCGACTGGATGTCCATCGAGAGGGAGCGCGGCATATCAGTTACCACTTCGGTGATGAAATTCAACTACCGTGATTTCGAGATAAACCTGCTTGACACCCCCGGACACCAGGATTTTTCTGAAGACACGTACAGGGTCCTCACGGCGGTGGATAGCGCCCTCATGGTGATAGACAGCGCAAAGGGCGTGGAACCGCAGACGGAAAGACTGATGGAGGTCTGCCGACTGCGTAATACCCCGATCATAACCTTCATCAACAAGCTGGACCGGGACGGGATGTCCCCCCTGGATGTGCTTGCGGACATCGAAGACAAGCTCCAGATTGAGTGTACGCCGCTCTCCTGGCCGATTGGAGGGGGCAAGCGCTTCAAAGGAGTGTATGACTTCTACCGTAAGAAACTGCGTCTTTTTACCCCGGGGCAAGAGACTAGGATTCAGGACGGGGTAACGGTCACCGACCTGGCCGATAGTCTGCTCGATGAAATCCTCGGCACCCAGGCTGATGACCTGCGCCGAGACGTGGAGTTGATCGAGGGCGCGGCAAACCCCTTTGAACACGGGCACTATCTGAAAGGGAGCCAGACCCCGGTGTTTTTTGGGAGCGCTATCAATAATTTTGGCGTCAAGGAGCTGCTTGACGCCTTCGTAGAGATGGCGCCCGCCCCCGGGCCGAGGGCCGCCGTCTCGCGTGAAGTCCACCCCTACGAAGAACCATTTTCGGGGTTCGTTTTCAAGATACAAGCAAACATGGACCCGGCGCATCGAGACCGCATTGCCTTTCTCCGAATAGTTTCAGGCAAATTCACGCGCGGGATGAAAGTCCGCCACAACCGGACCGGTAGAGAGGTAGCCCTGGCCAATGCCACTATTTTTATGGCTCAGGACCGCATGAATGTGGAAGAGGCTTACCCCGGAGACATCATCGGCATCCACAATCATGGAACCATCAAGATCGGGGATACCTTCAGCGAGAAGGAACCCCTCAAGTTCACAGGCATTCCAAATTTTGCCCCGGAACACTTCCGGCGGGTGCGCCTGAAGAACCCCATCAAGGCCAAACAACTGCAAAAAGGCCTGACGCAGTTGGCGGAAGAGGGGGCGGTTCAGGTCTTTCGGCCGATTCAGGGAAACGACTACATCCTGGGAGCAGTGGGGATTCTACAATTCGACGTAACCGTCGCACGCCTCAAAGGCGAATACGGTGTAGATGCGGTCTATGAACCGGTAGAATACACGACGGCGCGATGGGTCAGCTGCCGGGACAAGAAAATAATGGAAGGGTTTCAAAAGAAACACCTGCTCAACATGGCGCATGATGCAGAAGGACACCTGGCCTACCTGGCGCCCAGCGAGTGGCGACTTGGTTTTGTGATGGAAGACTGGCCTGATATTGTCTTCCTCAAGACCCGCGAACACAACTGA
- a CDS encoding 3'-5' exonuclease, with translation MSGKEAGDGRGVARRLNKKEINACPMTKWRGPVHVIRTAGELADAVRHLAKETLLGLDTETRPAFKKGESYPPSLLQLAGEQEVFIFQLQYLGLPKPLRRLLAQPEITKAGVALTYDIRELQELAPFQPARCVDLDRMAREAGLLNQGLRGLAAVLLGLRISKAAQTSNWARSTLTPPQIRYAATDAWLGRILFQKLLQIRDSGDSAGS, from the coding sequence ATGTCCGGAAAAGAGGCCGGCGACGGCCGGGGAGTTGCCCGGCGGCTGAACAAAAAGGAAATCAACGCCTGCCCTATGACCAAATGGCGTGGACCGGTTCACGTCATCCGCACTGCCGGGGAGCTGGCCGATGCGGTCCGGCATTTGGCAAAGGAAACCCTGCTAGGGTTGGACACGGAAACCAGGCCTGCCTTCAAAAAGGGAGAGAGTTACCCGCCGTCACTGCTGCAGCTCGCAGGCGAACAGGAGGTTTTCATTTTCCAGTTGCAGTACCTCGGCCTGCCCAAACCGCTCCGCCGCCTCTTGGCGCAGCCCGAGATCACCAAGGCCGGCGTCGCTCTGACGTATGATATCCGGGAATTGCAGGAACTAGCCCCCTTCCAGCCGGCACGGTGCGTGGACCTCGACAGGATGGCCAGAGAAGCGGGTCTTCTAAATCAGGGCTTGCGGGGACTTGCCGCCGTTCTGCTGGGGCTACGCATTTCCAAGGCAGCCCAGACTTCCAATTGGGCACGAAGCACACTGACCCCGCCGCAAATTCGATATGCGGCCACCGATGCCTGGCTGGGCCGGATACTCTTTCAAAAACTCCTGCAGATCAGGGATTCAGGAGATTCGGCAGGCTCCTAG
- a CDS encoding ATP-binding cassette domain-containing protein: MINASNVALAYGKRVIFKDVNIKFTPGNCYGLIGANGAGKSTFLQILAGEIEPDKGEITVGAGERIAVLRQDHFAFDEETVFHTVIMGHRRLYQLMAEREALYAKPDLSEADGLRCGEVEGEFAAMNGYDIESEVAVLLNGLGIHEDLRQKKMKELDGGDKVRVLLAQALFGNPDILLLDEPTNNLDQQSIAWLENFLFRFQNTTIIVSHDRHFLNQVCTHMADIDFGRIQVYVGNYDFWYEASQLILKQRQNENKKATARADELKAFIQRFSSNASKAKQATSRKKLLEKLTIEDMPVSSRKYPYVVFKPGRPCGDIILEIKDLCKEVDGVTALHNLTLTVNKGDKIAFVGDSTLARTTLFQILTGEMAPDSGSFRWGQTISTAYFPKENSDYFAHDLNLIEWLRQFAPITEGENFVRGFLGRMLFSGEEALKQVGVLSGGERVRCMLARMMLADANALIFDEPTNHLDLESITALNNGLIAFPEVVLFASHDHQSVATVANRIIEITPTGIIDRMTNYDDYLEDGEVTRLRGDLCQAMAS; encoded by the coding sequence ATGATCAACGCATCGAATGTCGCCCTCGCCTACGGCAAGAGGGTTATTTTTAAGGACGTCAACATCAAATTCACCCCCGGCAACTGTTACGGCCTGATCGGCGCCAACGGCGCCGGCAAGTCCACCTTTCTCCAGATCCTCGCCGGCGAAATAGAACCGGACAAGGGAGAAATTACGGTCGGGGCCGGCGAGCGGATTGCGGTGCTGCGGCAGGACCATTTCGCCTTTGACGAGGAAACGGTCTTCCATACCGTCATCATGGGGCACCGAAGGCTCTACCAACTGATGGCCGAGCGGGAGGCGCTCTACGCCAAGCCCGATCTCTCGGAAGCGGACGGCCTTCGCTGTGGGGAGGTCGAGGGCGAATTCGCGGCGATGAACGGCTATGACATTGAATCCGAGGTGGCGGTGCTGCTCAACGGTCTCGGCATTCATGAGGATCTGCGCCAGAAGAAGATGAAGGAGCTCGATGGCGGCGACAAAGTGCGAGTGCTGCTCGCGCAGGCCTTGTTCGGTAACCCGGACATCCTTCTGCTTGACGAGCCGACCAACAATCTGGACCAGCAATCCATCGCCTGGCTGGAGAATTTCCTTTTCCGATTTCAGAACACGACCATTATCGTTTCCCATGACCGCCATTTCCTGAATCAGGTCTGCACCCATATGGCGGATATCGACTTCGGCCGCATCCAGGTGTATGTTGGGAACTACGACTTCTGGTACGAGGCCAGCCAGTTGATTCTCAAGCAGAGGCAGAATGAGAACAAAAAGGCCACGGCCCGGGCCGACGAGCTCAAGGCGTTCATCCAGCGTTTCAGCTCCAACGCCTCCAAGGCGAAGCAGGCCACCTCGCGGAAAAAACTGTTGGAAAAGCTCACCATCGAGGACATGCCGGTCTCGTCGCGGAAATACCCCTATGTGGTGTTCAAGCCCGGGCGGCCCTGCGGCGACATCATCCTCGAGATCAAGGACCTCTGCAAGGAGGTGGACGGGGTCACGGCCTTGCACAATTTAACCCTCACCGTCAACAAGGGGGACAAAATCGCCTTTGTCGGCGACAGCACCCTGGCCAGGACGACCCTTTTCCAGATCCTGACCGGGGAAATGGCGCCGGACAGCGGCAGCTTCCGCTGGGGCCAGACCATCTCCACCGCCTATTTTCCTAAGGAGAACAGCGACTACTTCGCCCATGACCTGAACCTGATCGAATGGCTCCGCCAGTTTGCGCCCATCACCGAGGGCGAGAACTTCGTCCGCGGGTTTCTCGGCCGGATGCTCTTCTCCGGCGAAGAGGCGCTCAAGCAGGTCGGCGTCCTTTCCGGCGGCGAGCGGGTCCGCTGTATGCTGGCGCGGATGATGCTGGCCGACGCCAACGCTCTCATCTTCGATGAGCCGACCAATCACCTGGACCTTGAATCGATCACCGCCCTCAACAACGGCCTCATCGCCTTCCCTGAGGTGGTGCTTTTCGCTTCCCATGATCACCAGTCCGTCGCCACAGTGGCGAACCGGATCATCGAGATTACGCCGACCGGAATCATAGATCGGATGACAAATTATGACGATTATCTGGAAGACGGGGAGGTGACGAGGCTCAGAGGTGATCTCTGCCAGGCAATGGCGAGCTGA
- a CDS encoding ATP-binding protein, producing the protein MKFIESETLELKKSTSEIKEAIISIAAILNKHQHGELFFGIKNNGIVAGQNVTEKTIRDVSKSIADHIEPKIYPHINRIEIDGKACIKVRFKGNDIPYFAYGRAYIRVADEDRQLSAKELEGLILGKNKDKLRWDTEICKEAKITDISATKVKSFLKGSVLKYDTVRNALEKLKLMSDGKPLNAAVILFAKKPQAFFPNARLRCAVFGTTDTSFTIDMQDFEGDLFYLIEKAEGYILKNIHIGMKLEGLRRVDVPEIDKAAFREAIINAFCHRDYREFDSVNIAVFKDRVEIRSPGLLYGGLTIETIRTKMVSERRNELIAEMLHRVHFIEKWGRGIKLMLSKEPDTEFSEVGTKFITTFKRRSYFEGKKGFEKLGEKGVEDITQKTTQKTTQKIIEAITKKSDITQKELATVIGITEDGVKYHITRLRKKGVLKRIGPDKGGYWEVVKK; encoded by the coding sequence ATGAAATTTATTGAATCTGAAACATTGGAACTTAAAAAATCTACTTCTGAGATTAAAGAGGCGATCATATCTATAGCGGCAATTCTCAATAAACATCAACACGGAGAATTATTTTTTGGAATTAAAAACAATGGCATTGTAGCCGGTCAGAACGTAACGGAAAAAACAATCCGTGATGTATCAAAATCCATTGCAGACCATATTGAACCCAAAATCTATCCTCACATAAACCGTATCGAAATAGACGGCAAGGCATGTATTAAAGTCCGGTTTAAGGGTAACGATATTCCCTATTTTGCATATGGCAGGGCATATATAAGGGTGGCGGATGAAGACCGGCAATTAAGCGCTAAAGAACTCGAAGGGCTGATTCTCGGAAAGAATAAGGATAAATTAAGATGGGATACCGAAATTTGCAAAGAAGCAAAGATCACAGACATAAGCGCAACTAAAGTCAAATCTTTTTTGAAAGGTTCAGTGCTGAAATATGACACTGTACGCAATGCGCTTGAAAAATTAAAGCTCATGTCTGACGGTAAGCCCCTCAATGCAGCCGTAATCTTATTTGCCAAAAAACCGCAGGCATTTTTCCCCAATGCCCGTCTCAGATGCGCTGTTTTCGGCACAACAGACACATCGTTTACCATTGATATGCAGGATTTTGAAGGAGATCTCTTCTACCTGATCGAAAAAGCCGAAGGATACATCCTGAAAAATATTCATATCGGCATGAAGCTGGAAGGGTTAAGAAGGGTAGATGTGCCTGAAATTGACAAGGCGGCTTTCAGAGAAGCAATAATCAATGCCTTCTGCCATAGGGATTACCGGGAGTTTGATTCTGTTAACATCGCTGTTTTTAAAGATCGTGTTGAAATAAGGAGCCCGGGGCTGCTTTATGGTGGGCTGACCATAGAGACCATCAGGACAAAGATGGTCTCAGAAAGAAGAAACGAGCTGATTGCAGAGATGCTTCATCGTGTTCATTTCATAGAGAAATGGGGCAGGGGTATCAAGCTTATGCTCTCAAAAGAACCTGATACTGAATTCAGCGAGGTAGGGACAAAGTTTATTACTACTTTTAAGCGTAGGAGTTATTTTGAGGGCAAGAAAGGATTTGAAAAGTTGGGTGAAAAAGGGGTAGAAGATATTACCCAGAAAACTACCCAGAAAACTACCCAGAAAATCATAGAAGCTATTACTAAGAAATCAGATATTACTCAAAAAGAACTTGCAACGGTTATAGGGATAACCGAAGACGGAGTAAAATACCATATAACCAGACTTAGGAAAAAAGGAGTTCTCAAGCGCATCGGCCCGGACAAGGGTGGCTATTGGGAAGTGGTGAAAAAATGA